Below is a window of Geomonas oryzisoli DNA.
CTCCTGAACTCCGAATTCGGAGCGGTGCTCGGTTATGAACCCGAATATCGATTCGGATCCGTCGAGAAGATGGCCACTGCTTTTTTTAGGATTTCACGCTCGCGCAGTAGCCTCTCGTTCTCTTTACGCAGGTGCTTCAGTTCGGCTTCAACTGATGCATGCTTAACTTTTACAGGATCTTGTTGGTCCCGATGTTTCTGGACCCACCCTTTGAGAACCCCA
It encodes the following:
- a CDS encoding transposase; translated protein: MRSNRKYDSEFKREAIKLVIDEGRTIREVESSLGITHGVLKGWVQKHRDQQDPVKVKHASVEAELKHLRKENERLLREREILKKAVAIFSTDPNRYSGS